Below is a genomic region from Ancylomarina subtilis.
CGCAAAGCCTAAAATTGGCGCGAATGGTTTTCAGATTCTTCAAAACCGTTACGAACCCCATAAATGCCGTTTCGCGGTAATGCTTTACCATTTCTCCCCCTTGAGCCTGCATCAAATCGCCACCCCAAAAACGAAACTGCGCTTGAGCATCTTCATTCTTGAGTTCTTTCATTAGGTTTGAGGCGTGAAGATCACCAGAGGCTTCACCTGTTATGATGTAATATTTCATGGTTTATAGAAACAAGGTTAAAGGATAGAATAAAATCCGAATGAGCTAATCAAAATAAAAATATCTCGACATTATTACGCCCCAACAAAAAACAGAATCACAAATGTATAAATAATGGTCGCTAAAAGAACGCCTCTTGCTGCTTTCAACCAATCTAGTTTTATAAATAAAAAGAAACTAACCACATTACTAAAATATACCGATACGGTTATCATCTTAACATATATTTGCAAATACTGAACGCCGTCAACAAACTGATGAATCGATATTTCATGACTGGCTTTCAACCAATAAGCAATAAAAATCGTCAAAACAGGAACTATTAAACCAATCAAGGTTCCAACGTAGGAATTATTAATCAAGGACTTCATAATCCCAGGTTTTTAAGTTTTCTAAAACATGATGCGCTGTCATATCAATTTGAGTAGGTACCACAGAAGCATAACCATTTCTAATCGCACTTTCATCCGTATCTTCAGCATGAGGCTCGGCATTTTTAAAATGCCCTGTCAACCAATAATAATCTCCTCCAAAAGGATCGGTCCGATGGTCGAACTCCTCTTTCCACATGCCATCAGCCTGACGACACACGCGAACCCCCTTGATATCCCCTTCCGGAAAATTCACATTTAAACAAATACTTTTTGGCAAGCCATTTTTCACAACATTTTCGAATATCTTACGACCGTATTTCACACATTGTGAGAAATCAACCTTACTGGCAAAGCTATCTAAAGAAAATCCAACAGAAGGAATACCAGCCAAACAGCCCTCTATCGTTGCACCCATTGTTCCCGAGTACAACACACTTACAGAGGTATTCGCACCATGATTAATTCCCGAAACAACAAAGTCGGGTTGACGCGGTACAATCTTGTTTAAGGCCAATTTGACACAATCAACAGGTGTGCCCTTGCATGAAAACACCTTCAAGTCTTCCTCATCTCTAATCTTACGAATGCGAATTGGGACTTCGACAGTTATTGAATTCGATTTACCCGAGTTAGCACGATTGGGCGCTACAATATATATTTCACCTAAACCTTTAACCATTTCATATAGAGCCTTAATGCCTCGGGCATTCACCCCATCATCGTTGGTTACCAGTATCAGTGGCTTGTTGTTTGTATTAGTCATTTCAATCAATTTTGTAAGACAGACAAAGATATCGAATTATGCTAGAAGATAGAAGAAATGCATATTAAAAATTCCCCTTGTTGTTTGCCTTAAAATTCCTACTTTTGTAAGCTTGAAAATAGATGATTACTAAGCTTATCTTACCTTAACAAAGACAAGCTAACTTAGTCTGTATTTTCCAAATCAATGAAATTATCAGTATAAAACCCTCATATAATGAAGATATCGTACAAATGGCTGAAGGACTACATCGATGTAGATTTGACGCTTGCTGAAATGGATGACATTTTAACTCAAATTGGTCTTGAAGTTGGTGGTATTGAAAATATCCAATCAATCAAAGGCGGCCTTGAAGGCTTAGTTATTGGTGAAGTAAAAACTTGTGTACCACATCCGGGTTCCGATCATTTGAGTATCACAACTGTTGATGTTAACTCAGGAGAGTTGCTACCTATCGTATGTGGTGCTTCAAACGTAGCTGCCGGACAAAAAGTGGTCGTAGCCACAGTAGGAACCGTTCTGTACGATGGTGACGAGAGTTTTAAAATCAAGAAATCGAAGCTTAGAGGCGAGCCTTCAATGGGTATGATTTGTGCTGAAGATGAAATTGGTTTAGGTCAAGGTCACGATGGTATTATGGTATTGCCTGAAAATGCTGTTGTAGGAATGCCAGCCAAAGAATATTTTAATATTGAAGACGATACTTGCATTGAAATTGATTTAACACCTAACCGTATTGACGGTGCAGGTCATATTGGTGTAGCGCGCGACTTGGCGGCTTACCTAAAACAACAAAAAGATATCGACTATAAAATTCCATCAGTAGAGGATTTTAAAGTTGACAATACCAATACGCCAATTGAGGTGATTGTTGAGAACGAAAAGGCTTGTCCACGTTACTCAGGTGTTTGTATCAGTGGTGTTCAGGTTGCTGAATCGCCAGAATGGTTGCAAAACCGACTGAAAGCTATCGGCTTGAAACCAATCAACAACGTTGTGGATATCACCAACTATGTGTTATTCGAAACTGCTCAACCACTTCATGCTTTTGATTATGCAAAAGTTAAAGGTGGCAAAGTGATTGTTAAAACCTTACCTGCTGAAACCAAGTTTACAACTTTAGACGAAGTAGAACGTGAACTTCACGAGAATGACCTAATGATTTGTAACGCTGAAGCACCAATGTGTATTGCAGGTGTATTTGGTGGCATGGATTCAGGTGTAAGTTCAACGACAACTGATATTTTCCTTGAATCTGCATATTTCGATTCAGTATATGTTCGTAAAACAGCGCGTCGTCAAGGTTTAAATACCGACGCATCTTTCCGTTTCGAGCGTGGAACTGATCCTAACAACACAATTTATGCATTGAAGAGAGCCGCTTTATTAATTCAAGAAATTGCGGGCGGAAGCATTTCATCAAATGTTATTGATCTTTATCCAAACCCTATTGAAGACTTTAAGGTTGAAGCTAACATTTCAAGAATTGAAGGTTTAATTGGAAAGAAAATCGGAAAAGAAACCATCATCAATATTCTTGAAGCTTTAGAAATTAAAGTTGACAAAATTGATGGTGATCAGATGAGCCTATTGGTTCCTCCTTACCGTGTTGATGTGACACGTGAGGCTGATATCGTTGAAGAAGTGTTACGTATTTATGGTTTCAATAATGTTGAAACACCTAATAAGGTTAATGCTTCATTAAGTTTTGCTCCAAAACCTGACGAGCATAAACTTAAGAATATGCTTGCTGATATGCTTAGCTACGGCGGTTTCAACGAGATTATGAATAACTCTCTTTCAAAGGCTAGCTATTACGAAGGTCTGGAGAGCATTCAGGAGAATCATACCGTACGTATCAAAAACCCATTGAGTTCGGATCTTAACGCCATGCGTCAAAGTCTACTGTTTGGTGGTTTAGAGGCTATTGCTTACAACATCAACCGTAAAAATGCTGATCTTAAGTTGTACGAGTTTGGTAAGTCATACCATCATATCGTAAACGAGGAGAATGAGAATCCAGTAAACAATTACTTTGAGAACCAGCACTTATCACTATTTATGTGCGGTGCTAAAAACTCGACAAACTGGAATCTTAAGGAAGAGCCTACATCTTTCTTCCATTTGAAAGCTTACACTGAGAATCTTCTTAAGCGTTTAGGTTTCAATATCGAGAAGCTTAGAATTAACGAAACGGAGAGCGATATCTTTACCGAAGGTTTAACTTACGGTGTTAAGAAAAAGGTATTGGTTGAAATGGGTATGGTTAGTGGCAAATTGCTGAAGAATTTTGGTATTGACACTCCAGTTTATTATGCAGATTTCAAATGGGAGACTCTATTGGCTGAAGCTACAAAAAACAAGGTGAACTACGAACCAATAGCTAAATACCCGGCGGTAAAACGTGATTTGGCTCTATTGATTGACAAAAGCATCAGCTTTGCAGAAATCAAAACCATTGCTTTCAACTGTGAGAAGAATTTACTAAAATCAGTTTCTCTATTCGATATTTACGAAGGTGAAAAATTGGGTGCTGATAAGAAATCATACGCTGTAAGTTTCATTATTCAGGATACTGAAAAAACATTAACTGACAAGCAGATTGATAAAATCATGCAAAAACTAATCAAAAGCTACGAAAAGCAATTGAATGCTCAGTTGAGATAAACTGATTAGATATATATTTAAAGCCGGTTTCATAATGAAATCGGCTTTTTTTTGCAAGATATTTAACGAGTCTCACATTTAAACTGATACGATTCTCCTATAAATACAACACCATTTTTACAGGAAAAAATAACCTTGAAGCCCATTGGGCTCTGTTGCTAATAATCAAAATTTGCTTTACATTCGGAAAATCTAAAGCATCATATATACTCTATGAATATTCAGCACTTAATTATTTTTTGCGTTGCCCAAATCATTGGTCTTATTATAATTCTGCTTCGAAAAAAATTCAGGACTTTGCCAAACCTATTGCTAAAGCTTGTTTTTGCCAGTATCATTACGCACTATATTTATTACTACTTTTTTTACGAAGGGCTAATCACACCTTCATCAATTCTGGCCTATATAATTATTCCTTTTTCAACAATTGCCCCACCACTCGTATATTATTATGCCATGTCGGTGATGTATGGGAAGATTAATTTTACAAAAATTAGCCTTTTGCATCTAGTTCCCATACTACTTAATACTGCCATCTTTGTCTTATTTATTCAATCAACATCTCATAAAGAGACTTTAATCTTTTTAGCTAAGAGTATTACCATAAGTCTTTATTTTATATACCCCATTCTTATAATAAAGATGATTGGCAATTTTTATAATATCAAAGGCATTACCCTAAGCGTCTTTAAATACAACAAGAAAAAAACAACATTAATCAGGTTATTGTGGTCAATGATGCTGCTTCATTTTTTCATTTTAGTACTCAAAAACAACCTCCCTTTATTCATTGATGGCACACAGCAAACAATGGATATCATCAACCTCTGCTTTCTCATGCTTTTAGGATATGCACTAAGTTATGTCATCATTAGTGAACCCAAAACCATACATCTGGCAAATGAAAAAATAGGCTTAGGTGGTTTTAAAAAGTATGATAAGTCGAAACTAACACGCGAAATGGCTGAAGAAAATGCTAGAAATTTGAATCGGATCATGGAAAATGAAAAACCCTATTTGGATACCGAGTTCAACCTTTCAGACTGTTCCAAACTTTGTAATTTACCAACACATACTATTTCTGAAACCCTTAATGGGTTAATGAATCAGACTTTCAACGATTACATCAACAATTACCGAGTTGAAGAATTCAAAAAAATAGCACTACAAAAGGAATATAAAAACTACACCATATTGGCATTAGCTTTCGAAGCTGGTTTTAAATCAAAAGCGACCTTCAATGCTTCCTTTAAAAAATTCACAGGCAAAACACCTTCCGAATACATTAAGAGTTCTGTTAATAAGCAATAATTATTTCAACTCTCCAATTTCCCCAGAGCTTTGTTCACAATGAATAATTCATTCTATCTCCACAATTGAAACTATAGAACTGTTTTTATTTTTC
It encodes:
- the surE gene encoding 5'/3'-nucleotidase SurE, with protein sequence MTNTNNKPLILVTNDDGVNARGIKALYEMVKGLGEIYIVAPNRANSGKSNSITVEVPIRIRKIRDEEDLKVFSCKGTPVDCVKLALNKIVPRQPDFVVSGINHGANTSVSVLYSGTMGATIEGCLAGIPSVGFSLDSFASKVDFSQCVKYGRKIFENVVKNGLPKSICLNVNFPEGDIKGVRVCRQADGMWKEEFDHRTDPFGGDYYWLTGHFKNAEPHAEDTDESAIRNGYASVVPTQIDMTAHHVLENLKTWDYEVLD
- a CDS encoding helix-turn-helix domain-containing protein: MPNLLLKLVFASIITHYIYYYFFYEGLITPSSILAYIIIPFSTIAPPLVYYYAMSVMYGKINFTKISLLHLVPILLNTAIFVLFIQSTSHKETLIFLAKSITISLYFIYPILIIKMIGNFYNIKGITLSVFKYNKKKTTLIRLLWSMMLLHFFILVLKNNLPLFIDGTQQTMDIINLCFLMLLGYALSYVIISEPKTIHLANEKIGLGGFKKYDKSKLTREMAEENARNLNRIMENEKPYLDTEFNLSDCSKLCNLPTHTISETLNGLMNQTFNDYINNYRVEEFKKIALQKEYKNYTILALAFEAGFKSKATFNASFKKFTGKTPSEYIKSSVNKQ
- the pheT gene encoding phenylalanine--tRNA ligase subunit beta; the encoded protein is MKISYKWLKDYIDVDLTLAEMDDILTQIGLEVGGIENIQSIKGGLEGLVIGEVKTCVPHPGSDHLSITTVDVNSGELLPIVCGASNVAAGQKVVVATVGTVLYDGDESFKIKKSKLRGEPSMGMICAEDEIGLGQGHDGIMVLPENAVVGMPAKEYFNIEDDTCIEIDLTPNRIDGAGHIGVARDLAAYLKQQKDIDYKIPSVEDFKVDNTNTPIEVIVENEKACPRYSGVCISGVQVAESPEWLQNRLKAIGLKPINNVVDITNYVLFETAQPLHAFDYAKVKGGKVIVKTLPAETKFTTLDEVERELHENDLMICNAEAPMCIAGVFGGMDSGVSSTTTDIFLESAYFDSVYVRKTARRQGLNTDASFRFERGTDPNNTIYALKRAALLIQEIAGGSISSNVIDLYPNPIEDFKVEANISRIEGLIGKKIGKETIINILEALEIKVDKIDGDQMSLLVPPYRVDVTREADIVEEVLRIYGFNNVETPNKVNASLSFAPKPDEHKLKNMLADMLSYGGFNEIMNNSLSKASYYEGLESIQENHTVRIKNPLSSDLNAMRQSLLFGGLEAIAYNINRKNADLKLYEFGKSYHHIVNEENENPVNNYFENQHLSLFMCGAKNSTNWNLKEEPTSFFHLKAYTENLLKRLGFNIEKLRINETESDIFTEGLTYGVKKKVLVEMGMVSGKLLKNFGIDTPVYYADFKWETLLAEATKNKVNYEPIAKYPAVKRDLALLIDKSISFAEIKTIAFNCEKNLLKSVSLFDIYEGEKLGADKKSYAVSFIIQDTEKTLTDKQIDKIMQKLIKSYEKQLNAQLR